The nucleotide sequence TCCAAAATGAATACACCTTATCGTTATATCCTGCAACCACATCTATTCTTATACACAAACTTCCTCTTTCTTTAGCGTATTTTTCAAAAGCCTTGTATACCTCTATACCGCAGCCCTTACTTTTATACTCACTATTAAGCATTAAAAGCGATAGATATGTTTCTTTTTCTATTTTAAATTCAATTATTCCAGCTAGTTTTCCAGTAGAGCTCTCTACTATTTTACAATAAGAAAAATGTAGTTTTCTCATACAGTCCACTTCACTCTTTACCCAATCTTCTGTAACTATGCACTTTCCTATATGTCTTGCAAGAAAGCCCTTATTAGAATTATAAACTGAAGTTATCTCACCAAAATCATCATCTCCTATTAAATCTACATAAAAACCGTCGCCTTCAAAAATCATGTTACTCCCCCTCACTTGTATAATTAATGAAACAACTACTATAATCATAATATGCTTTTACTGAATTTCTCTGCTATATAATCTACATATCCTTGTTTTATTTTTAATCCATCATTTATTCTTTCAACTACTCTATCCTCTTTAAACAGTACCTTCATGTCTTTAAAATACTTATCAGCCTCCTCTAAGCTAACATAACTGTGAATAACTTTCTCTCCTCTCTCCAGCTGTAAAAACTCTCCCTCTCCTATCTTTTCTCCCTTATTGTACCTCTCATCTTTTGTTGTAAGAAAGTTTATACATGCAAGACCACCAGGCTTTAAAACCCTCTTTATCTCATCTATAGCTTCTTTAACGTCATTCTTTCTCATATGAAAAATAGTACCATAAGAATAAACAAAGCTCATGGATTCATCTTTAAAAGGAAGTTTCCTTATGTCTCCTTTAGAAATATTAAGCTTAAAATTATTCTCTCTTGAGAAGTTCTCAGCTTTCTTAAGCTGTAGATCGCTTATTTCTATGCCGTAAGTTTTATAGCCATCCTCTACAAAAATGGAAAGTGGTGGCAAATCTCCTCCAGCCCCACAATCAAGTACTGTTTTATCTAAATTGCTTTCATTACAATATTTTAGAAATCTGTACAACTGTGGCTGTCTAATTATAGTTTTCATAGTAACCTCCAAATATTTTTAGAATCCTTTTAAGTAAAATTATACCACTTAACCTAAAACCAATGTAATAAAAACCATAATTTATAAAACGTTTGACATAAAAAATTCACACCTCAAATAAGATGTGAATTTGGTATTTTAATATTTACTAAGTTCCGGTATATATTGTTTAAGTTCATTATTGCTTACTCCAGCTCGATCTGCCCCAGTAAGACTTCTTACAGTTTGCCAAATATCCGTATCATCATTATCTGCTGAAATAAATACACTAATGAACGAACCATATTGAGTGGCAAATACTCTTCTTTCACCTATAAATGTTACTTTAGGTAAATATATAGTAGAACCATTTTTAGTTAGTGGTCTTACAGGCACGTCATTTATTATGTTTGCAATTTCAGTCCCTTGACCTCCGAAAATTGCTTTTGAAAGAACTGAATATGCATGGTTTATTCCATTTATGACATTAGAATCTGTACTGTCACTTCCGATCGTTGTCAATTCAATATCCATGCTCGGATAATCGGAATGACTTACATCACTTATATAAAATACATCATTATCTGTCCCTACACCATTGTTACTGTTATAAGTTATTCCAATATCAGGTGTTCCATTAGGACTAAATGTCTCTGTTAACAAGCTACTTTTAAAATCAGCATTAAGCACAGCATCTCGCACTTTAGCCCAAGTAAACTTAAGTGATGTTACTGGTGAAAATTCCTCTGAAATAGGTGTACTCCCATCTGCCGTTTTAACTATTCTCACCTCTAAGGCCTCAATTTTCAAACCTTTTCCATCTGTTCCTGCCTCTAATCCATCATGTACCCAGTCCTGCCAACCTATGCTCTGTACATGTACTCTATACTGAACACTATAGCCAGGCATGTTTTCCAACCTAATGTTAAGAGCTTCAACTCTTAAGCCTCTTCCATCTGTTCCCGCCTCTAATCCATTACTTGTTGGTGTCTGCCAACCTATATTCTGTACATGTGTTTGATAATCAATTTTTGCACCAGCTGGAGCATTTACAAGATTTAATTTTATAGCTTCCACTCTAAGAGATTTACCTTCTGTTCCTGATATCTGTCCATTTTCAACTGTATCCTGCCATCCTACATTTTGTACATGTCCAGAATAGCTTATACCTATAGTCGAATTGTTCGATATCTTAGAAATTTTCACTTCCAAAGCCTCAATTCTTAGTCCTTTACCATCTGTTCCTATTTCCTGTCCGTCAGCTACCCACTCTTGCCAACCTATATTTTGAACATGTGCTCTATACTGCACACTATAACCAGGCATATTTTTAAGTTTTATTTTAAGCGCTTCAACCCTTAATCCCTTACCATCTGTCCCTGCTTCTTGTCCATCAGCCACCCATGCTTGCCATCCTATGTTTTGAACATGCGTTTCATACTGAATGCTTGCTCCCACCGGTACATTGGTTAAACTTAATTTTAAAGCCTCAACTCTTAAGCCTTTCCCATCTGTTCCTATCTCTTCTCCATCACCTACAGGATTTTGCCAACCTATATTTTCCACATGTCCTGTGTAAGAAACCCCTACATCTGCCACAGCTCCTGCATATGCAACTGATGGTTTAAAACAAAGCATACTAATACCAATAATCACAGCTATAAATGTTATAGTGACTATATTGTTACTTCTCACTTAACTTCCTCCTCTTATAATTAAATTAAAACTTATTCATATATTAAATCCAATGGCCGCTTTACTTGTAGCTCCCTATACTCAAAATATTTAAATTATAAAAAACAAAGAGGCTTCAACTGCTAAAGACATTTATAGCTCTAGTTTGTTGAATCCTCCTTTTTGTGTTTATACTAAATACAAGTTAACTATGTAGCAAAGCAAACCCGTTTTACGATACTGAATTCATTAATCATCTACATATATTGCTCCTATATCTGTTGGTGTTGTTCCTGTTGTTGTTGTTCCTGATGGTGTTATTACTGTTGTTGTTCCTGTTGGTGTTATTACTGTCGTTGTTGTTCCTGCTGTCGTTGTTCCTGCTGGTTCTGTTTCCGTTGTTGGCGCTGTTGGTATTGTTGGTTCTGTTTCCGTTGTTGGTGCTGTTGGCGCTGGTGCTGGAGTAACACCTCCTGCAGCATTAACTATTCTTATTTCTACAGCTTCTACTTGTAGCCCTTTACCATCTGTTCCTGCTTCTTGTCCATCAGCTACCCAATCCTGCCAACCTATATTTTGCACGTATGCCCTATATTGAACACTTAATCCAGGTAAGTTTTCAAGTTTTACTTTAAATGCCTCAACTCTAAGTCCTTTTCCGTCTGTTCCTGCTTCAGCTCCATCACTAACAGGTGCCTGCCAACCTATATTTTGTACGTGTGCCTGATAATCTATCTTTGCTCCTACAGGTGCATTTACAAGATTCATCTTTAAGCCTTCAAGTCTAAGTGCTCTTGACTCTGTTCCTGATATTTGACCATTTTGAACTTCATTTTGCCACCCTACATTTTGTACATGCCCAGCATACGTTACACCTACAGTTGAGTTGTCTGAAATCTTAACAATTTTTATTTCTAAAGCTTCAACTCTCAATCCTTTTCCAACTGTTCCTGCTTCCTCTCCATCGGATACCCAGTTCTGCCAGCCTACATTTTGTACATGTGTTCTATACTGAATACTGTATCCAGGCATATTGTTTAGTTTTATTTTTAATCCCTCAACTCTTAAGCCTTTTCCAACTGTTCCTGCTTCCTGTCCATCGGAAAACCAAGGCTGCCAGCCTACATTTTGTACATGTGTTTGATAGAGAATACTAGCTCCCACAGGTGCATTTGTCAAACTTAATTTTAATCCCTCGACTCTTAAACCTTTTCCATCTGTTCCTGCTTCAGCTCCATCTGTAACTGCAGTTTGCCAACCTACATTTTGTACATGTGCTTGGTAAGAAACTCCCACATTATTAATTATTTGTAAAGATTCCGCCTTTACACCTCTTGAACAAATATTAATTACACTAGCTCCAGTAAGAGCTGCCGCCATAGCTAAAGCCATGATTTTCTTCTTTTTCATTGTAGTTCCCCCTAATTTTCAAATATTAATCTTATGTATTACAACACCTTAGTAATTGTAGAATAACCTAATTTAATTTCTAGTACATGCATTAGTTTGATAAATATGCATTATCATTAAATTAGTTCACATATTTACATGTATCGTCAAAATATCTAAAATACTTTATATGTTTTTATTTTTTATATGGTTATTGCAGTTTTTTTCAACGAAATATTTAGCGTAATTTAATTTTTTATTCATTTAAGGTAAAAAAGTTCTGCACACCAACTGTATGCAGAACTTTTTGTTTTAAAGTTTATCTAATTTCCGTTATCGTTATCGAATATAAAATATATTTTCCTACGCTAATCTACTAAAAACATAATTTATATCATTAGTTATCCTAGCATCAATAAAGCCTTTATCCTTCATATTGTTTAAAATATTCATGGCAACCACATGACTAAGTGCCTTTCTGTACGGTCTGTTTTCCGTAAGTGCCTCATATATATCCAAACAAGCTATAAGCCTAGCATTGAAATCTAAATCTTTAGCAACCTTACCAAAAGGATACCCTTTTCCGTTCAACCTTTCATGATGATTTGAGGCCCATTTTGTTATTTCCTCAAAACCTGTTATATCATGCAGTGCCAACTTGGTAAAATAAGGATGCTTTTTTATTTCTTTAAACTCCTCTTTGGTTAACTTCTTAGGACTGTCTAAAATACTATTGGGAACGGCCAATTTTCCTATATCATGCAAATCTGCAGCAATTATAAGCTTCAGCTTCTCCTCATGACTCATTTTATAGTAATCAGCCATAATTTCTACTTTTTCCGACAAATCACTGGAATGTCTTTGAGTATATTCTGATTTACAATCTATTATCTTAGATAAAACACCAGTTATTTTTCTTATCTCATCTACTGGAAGCTCCATTCTATACTGAGGAGGCTCATGCCTTAAAGCTTCCTCTAACCGATCGTTTTTTAAGTTTCTCCATAAACTTTGATCTTGAGCAGCTTCTATAAATGCATCTACCATTCTTGAGGAAAAAAGCTTATCACGACTTTCCTCTGTAAATTTAACTATCCTTTTTTGCATTTCCTCATCATTTTTATCCAAACGAAATCTTCTATCTATAATATCCGATATGGCAATTATTTGCGATAAAAGAGGTATATGTTCTCCCTTTAGATGAAAGAAACCGGTGCCATTATAATTTTCGTGGTGATATTTAAGAACATTCTTTACATCTGTTAAAAATGGATACTCACTTATATTATTCTCCCCTATAATACAGTGTTCTTTTATCCTTTCAAAGCTCTTAAAGTTTATCGACTTGTTTTTGCTTGACAATATTCTATCCTGTAAGCCTTTCTCGCTTGCTCCATTATCATGTAAAATTCCAAGTGCAACTATATCGTGTAATTGTTCTATTCCTAAACCAAGTTCTTTTGCAATTCTTAATGAAATATATGCTGTTCTCTTGCTGTGATTAGATGTAACACCTATTATATCTATCTCAACAAAATCTAATGCACGCGAAACAGCCATTAGAAACTCGTTTAAATTAAATAACATTCAACCACCCTTACGTCTGTATAATAATTATGTCTTTTTTAAAAAGTTAATACGAATTTGAATTAAATTAAATTTTTTTCAATATTAATAACCATTATCATTTTAAATTAAATTCCATCAGCTGTCAATTTTTTATTATGAATTATCGTTATTATAAAAAACAATTTAGTATCTAAGACAACGTTTTCTTGTTGATAATCTCGCATTTTTTATGTCATATAATGCTCTATTCTATACGATAATCATAAACAATAGTTATAATTTACAAAATCATAGTTATTATGTAGGTTTTCCTTTATACTATTGTAAAGGCTACTAAAAAATAGTACTATACCTATTGTCCTGCAAAATAAAAGGGAATGCGTATACTATTTTACACATTCCCTTTTACCTATTTTTTAAACGTAATACCATTTGGTACTCCTCCAACAGTTATGGTGCTTACAATCTTATCATTAGCATTGTTAATAACGCTAACTGTGTTATCATACATATTTGTAACATAAGTAAACTTATTGTCATCACTTACCACAACTCCATGGGCACCTTTTCCAACTGTAATTGTAGCCGCTACTGTCTTATTTTGTATATCTATTTTAGTAACCGTATTTGAAGGTTTAGTTTCAGTCCCTTGATTTGCCACAAAAGCATACTTATCATCTGGAGATAAATAAACCTGAGCTGGTCCTGCACCAACGAACACTTTCACTACACTATCAGTTGAAAGATTAACTATGGCTAAGGCATTTTCTGAGTTCACTGTCGCCAAAAGAGTATTTCCATCGCTTGTAACAGCTGTTGTAATCGGAGTGTTTCCTACCTTTACTTTCCTTAATTCCTTTCCAGCTGCAATATCTACAACACTTACCGTATCTTCACCCATATTAGCAACATAGGCAAATTTATTATCCTTTGAAATACGAAATCCGTGGGGACCGTTTCCAACTCCTATAGTTTTTTTAACTTTATAATCTGATGTGCTTATTACAGAAATATTATTACTCATATTATTTGTAACTAAGACATTCTTTCCATCACCAGTAAAATCTATATGTGCAGGATGTGCTCCAACTTGAACCTTTTTTACAAGAGCATCCGTATCCGCATTGTAAAATACAGCATATCCGTTACTAACCATATTCTTCATAGTTTTATCATTAGAATTTGATTCTGGTAATATATTCGTAACACCTAATATTTTTTTGTCAGGTGATATTTGAACATTATGAGCCTTTCCTCTTATTCTTATTGTATCAACTACTTTATTTGTTAAAGTACTTACTTTAGATATACTTCCTTTTTCATTAGCCGTAAATACGCACGGAATTATCTTATTTGCACTTCTTGAACTCTTTGGCGTAGTCTGTGGTGCCTGATTTTGACTGCATCCAACTGTAACTAAAGCTATTACCAAAGATAAACTTATAAATTTAAGATATTTCTTAAGCATTAATATCATCCTTTCTTAAGTATTATCCTAAATTATTTTATCCAGCCTAGTTTAAAAAATACTGTGAAATAACTCTCTAAATAGGTTAATATTCTATAATAATTTTTTAATTATCAAGCTTGCTTTGATACTAAATAACAGTCATCACTTTCCATAAGCGCCTCATTATATGTTAAAAGAACTCTACTTGCAAAACGCTCAGTTGAATACTCCTTAATCTTTTCTTGAAGCATTTCCATCATATGAATTTTGAATTTTTTATTGTAAATCACATAATTAAGCGCCCTCAAAAATTCTTCATCCTTCCTATAAGCAAAACCATTTTGTCCATTTACAATTAATCCTTTTACACACATATCCCATTTACATATGATAGGCAAACCACTAGAAAGTGCTTCTACATACGTTATTCCCTGAGTTTCGCTAGTTGACGCTGTCACAAAAACATCCCCAAGCTTATAGTACTTACAAATTTTATCTGGAGAAATCATGCCTGTAAATTTTACATATTCTGAAAGTCTATTTTTTATAATTATGCCTTTTAGCTTAGACAAATACGGCCCCCCTCCAACTATAAGAAGTTTTATATTTTTAAAAAGCTTCAAAGCCATTCTATAAAGTCTTATAACCTCTTCAATATTTTTTTCTTCGGCGATTCTACCAACATAAACGAGAACAGTATCTTCCTCTGTCAATTCATACTTTGATAAAAGCTCGAGTTTTTCCTCTTTGTTCAGTTCTTTTTGAAATTTTTTTATGTCAATTCCTGTAGGAACTACATCTATATTAGTCGAAACATCATAACTTTGTAATTTCAACCTTACCTTTTCTGTTGGCGCTATAACTGCTTCACAGCTGTTTAATAGCTTCTGTGTTACTTTTGAAATCCCAGCCTTACCTAGTATTCTTCCACACAAAAGATAATGAAGATAATCTTCATACATAGTGTGGTAGGTGTGCACCTCCGGTATATTTAGCTTTCTTTTTATATACTTAGCTACCAACATTGTAGAAAATTCAGTTTGTGAGTGTATAATGTCCGGCCTCCATTTTATTATTTCACCCACTATTTTATTTTTAATAGGTTTCATTATTCTAGCATCAGGGTAAATACCTATGGCAAAAGAGCTGAGATAAAAGACATCTCCCACTACCTTCTCTCCTCCATCCGGAGACAAAGCTAGTATTCTAACATCATGCCCTAAGGTTTTAAGCTGTCTATATAAGTTATTAATAGAAACCACTACTCCATTGGTCATAGGATAGTAGGTATCTGTTGTTATAAGTATCTTCATCTTCCCCTCCCAATTACACTTTAAAATAACATGAGCCTATGCCCACGTTATTTTAGCGAATTTTAAATCTTATTGTATAAGAAATTTAATACCTAATACTCTAAAAATCTTCTTTTCAACTGCTTCGTATAGATTTTCAACCTTATTTCTTAATTTTAAGTTATAAATATAGTTTGTTACAAAAACCATTATATATGCACCTAAAACATCCATAGGATAGTGATTTCCCACATAAACTCTTGAAAAACCTACAATCAGTGATATTAATATTAAAATTCTACTTATTAATTTATTATAATTTCTAAGTCCCAAGGCTATACTCATTGTCCCTGTAGCATGATCACTTGGAAAAGAAGCATCCTTAGAATGCTGTACTAATAAGTTCACCTTATTATGGACAAAAGGTCTATCCTCATAATATAATTTTCCAATTGCAAAACTAAAAATCAAATTAATTACAGTTATAACAAAGCTGCTGAAAACAGACTTTCTGTAATTTCCTTTGTTTTTTACAATTCCTAAAACAAACACTACTGCTAAAATTGCGGTATATAAATAAGGTACATCTTTTGAAAAGAAAATCATCACTTTATCAAATACTTCATTTTTACTCGCTAAATTGTTTATTATTCTAAAAAGCTCCATATTCATTTGTTTTTATCCCTTTCATATTGGCTCTATCGTGTTTTCAGTACCTTATACATTATCTACTTAAAACATTAAAATTTGATTAAAAAGTTCTTATGTTTTCCTTAAAAAACTTATATATTTTTATGCCTCAAACTTTTAAGTTACCGTAAAAGTTACTATTATTTTTGTCCATGAACCTTCTTCGCTTTCCACTTTTATTCTTCCATTATGCATTTCTACAATCCACTTAGCTATTGAAAGTCCAAGTCCGCTGCCTCCTTTTTCCTTAGATCTAGATTTATCTACAATGTAAAACCTATCAAATATATTATTAATTTCTTCTTTAGGTATTCCTATACCTGTATCCTTAACAATTATTCTAACCTTATCTTTATCTATACAAGATTTTATATCTATTGATGAATTAAAAATCACTGAGGATATGATTAAATTTAGATTAAAATAAAGTATAGAGCTTTAAATTTTCGCTATGTTTGAATACAGTGTTGAAATATCGCAAAAAAAATTATAGGCCGGATTGTCCACCTATAATTCTCAATATAAGAATTTTGCGAATTTAGATTATCTTTTTTTCAAAACAAACTGCTTCAGGTTTATTTACATACTTGCCATAATTAGAAATGCGATGATAGCCTTTTTTTTCATAGAATGATACTGCTCTTTTATTAATCAATCTGGTTTCAAGCCAAAGATAAGAGTACCCTAATTTTTGTGCTTGCTTCTCTAAGTGTTGCAAAACTTCACTTCCCACTCCAATCGCCTTAGTCTTAGCAAACATTCTTTTAACCTCAGCAACATCTTCATTAATAGGTCGTATTGCTCCACAACCTATAGCCTCATCATCTTTATTATATGCTACTACAAA is from Clostridium acetobutylicum ATCC 824 and encodes:
- a CDS encoding undecaprenyl-diphosphatase, producing MNMELFRIINNLASKNEVFDKVMIFFSKDVPYLYTAILAVVFVLGIVKNKGNYRKSVFSSFVITVINLIFSFAIGKLYYEDRPFVHNKVNLLVQHSKDASFPSDHATGTMSIALGLRNYNKLISRILILISLIVGFSRVYVGNHYPMDVLGAYIMVFVTNYIYNLKLRNKVENLYEAVEKKIFRVLGIKFLIQ
- a CDS encoding glycosyltransferase family 4 protein, which gives rise to MKILITTDTYYPMTNGVVVSINNLYRQLKTLGHDVRILALSPDGGEKVVGDVFYLSSFAIGIYPDARIMKPIKNKIVGEIIKWRPDIIHSQTEFSTMLVAKYIKRKLNIPEVHTYHTMYEDYLHYLLCGRILGKAGISKVTQKLLNSCEAVIAPTEKVRLKLQSYDVSTNIDVVPTGIDIKKFQKELNKEEKLELLSKYELTEEDTVLVYVGRIAEEKNIEEVIRLYRMALKLFKNIKLLIVGGGPYLSKLKGIIIKNRLSEYVKFTGMISPDKICKYYKLGDVFVTASTSETQGITYVEALSSGLPIICKWDMCVKGLIVNGQNGFAYRKDEEFLRALNYVIYNKKFKIHMMEMLQEKIKEYSTERFASRVLLTYNEALMESDDCYLVSKQA
- a CDS encoding class I SAM-dependent methyltransferase, which encodes MKTIIRQPQLYRFLKYCNESNLDKTVLDCGAGGDLPPLSIFVEDGYKTYGIEISDLQLKKAENFSRENNFKLNISKGDIRKLPFKDESMSFVYSYGTIFHMRKNDVKEAIDEIKRVLKPGGLACINFLTTKDERYNKGEKIGEGEFLQLERGEKVIHSYVSLEEADKYFKDMKVLFKEDRVVERINDGLKIKQGYVDYIAEKFSKSIL
- a CDS encoding GNAT family N-acetyltransferase — protein: MRIIETQPSTQDAINLMEELSKNLEFITGDSGKNSFNSNDVCVPRSLFVVAYNKDDEAIGCGAIRPINEDVAEVKRMFAKTKAIGVGSEVLQHLEKQAQKLGYSYLWLETRLINKRAVSFYEKKGYHRISNYGKYVNKPEAVCFEKKII
- a CDS encoding beta-propeller fold lactonase family protein, which translates into the protein MLKKYLKFISLSLVIALVTVGCSQNQAPQTTPKSSRSANKIIPCVFTANEKGSISKVSTLTNKVVDTIRIRGKAHNVQISPDKKILGVTNILPESNSNDKTMKNMVSNGYAVFYNADTDALVKKVQVGAHPAHIDFTGDGKNVLVTNNMSNNISVISTSDYKVKKTIGVGNGPHGFRISKDNKFAYVANMGEDTVSVVDIAAGKELRKVKVGNTPITTAVTSDGNTLLATVNSENALAIVNLSTDSVVKVFVGAGPAQVYLSPDDKYAFVANQGTETKPSNTVTKIDIQNKTVAATITVGKGAHGVVVSDDNKFTYVTNMYDNTVSVINNANDKIVSTITVGGVPNGITFKK
- a CDS encoding HD-GYP domain-containing protein, with the translated sequence MLFNLNEFLMAVSRALDFVEIDIIGVTSNHSKRTAYISLRIAKELGLGIEQLHDIVALGILHDNGASEKGLQDRILSSKNKSINFKSFERIKEHCIIGENNISEYPFLTDVKNVLKYHHENYNGTGFFHLKGEHIPLLSQIIAISDIIDRRFRLDKNDEEMQKRIVKFTEESRDKLFSSRMVDAFIEAAQDQSLWRNLKNDRLEEALRHEPPQYRMELPVDEIRKITGVLSKIIDCKSEYTQRHSSDLSEKVEIMADYYKMSHEEKLKLIIAADLHDIGKLAVPNSILDSPKKLTKEEFKEIKKHPYFTKLALHDITGFEEITKWASNHHERLNGKGYPFGKVAKDLDFNARLIACLDIYEALTENRPYRKALSHVVAMNILNNMKDKGFIDARITNDINYVFSRLA
- a CDS encoding sensor histidine kinase; this translates as MIFNSSIDIKSCIDKDKVRIIVKDTGIGIPKEEINNIFDRFYIVDKSRSKEKGGSGLGLSIAKWIVEMHNGRIKVESEEGSWTKIIVTFTVT
- a CDS encoding chromophore lyase — translated: MLCFKPSVAYAGAVADVGVSYTGHVENIGWQNPVGDGEEIGTDGKGLRVEALKLSLTNVPVGASIQYETHVQNIGWQAWVADGQEAGTDGKGLRVEALKIKLKNMPGYSVQYRAHVQNIGWQEWVADGQEIGTDGKGLRIEALEVKISKISNNSTIGISYSGHVQNVGWQDTVENGQISGTEGKSLRVEAIKLNLVNAPAGAKIDYQTHVQNIGWQTPTSNGLEAGTDGRGLRVEALNIRLENMPGYSVQYRVHVQSIGWQDWVHDGLEAGTDGKGLKIEALEVRIVKTADGSTPISEEFSPVTSLKFTWAKVRDAVLNADFKSSLLTETFSPNGTPDIGITYNSNNGVGTDNDVFYISDVSHSDYPSMDIELTTIGSDSTDSNVINGINHAYSVLSKAIFGGQGTEIANIINDVPVRPLTKNGSTIYLPKVTFIGERRVFATQYGSFISVFISADNDDTDIWQTVRSLTGADRAGVSNNELKQYIPELSKY
- a CDS encoding GNAT family N-acetyltransferase, translated to MIFEGDGFYVDLIGDDDFGEITSVYNSNKGFLARHIGKCIVTEDWVKSEVDCMRKLHFSYCKIVESSTGKLAGIIEFKIEKETYLSLLMLNSEYKSKGCGIEVYKAFEKYAKERGSLCIRIDVVAGYNDKVYSFWRRNGFMEFKNAKLKWGKKILPAVIMKKSLL